A single region of the Oncorhynchus keta strain PuntledgeMale-10-30-2019 chromosome 37, Oket_V2, whole genome shotgun sequence genome encodes:
- the LOC118374622 gene encoding keratin, type II cytoskeletal 8-like — MSKPGGYSSQSDTPSGNKPKSYPNAATNKDLLEPNNPKVDPKDQSAKSQEKDQMVGLNDKFIAFIDKVQNLEQQNKVLDTRLKILKEKEDYQGNVDAVVQQLANELQQQIQKLVRDKQKLKQELAHCQDEVDQTRNKYQDEIQKKSDLENDFVINKKDVDEGHLAAVDLALELEDLMGELDFLRRGYEEELKELDPE; from the exons ATGTCCAAACCAGGCGGATACAGCAGCCAGTCCGACACTCCCTCGGGTAACAAGCCCAAAAGCTACCCGAACGCCGCCACTAACAAGGACCTTCTAGAGCCCAACAACCCCAAGGTGGACCCGAAGGACCAGTCAGCCAAGAGCCAGGAGAAGGACCAGATGGTTGGACTCAATGACAAGTTTATAGCGTTCATTGACAAG gTGCAAAACCTGGAGCAGCAGAACAAGGTCCTGGACACGCGTCTGAAGATCCTGAAGGAGAAGGAGGACTACCAAGGCAACGTGGATGCTGTGGTCCAACAGCTGGCCAACGAGTTGCAGCAGCAGATCCAGAAACTGGTCCGGGACAAACAGAAACTGAAGCAGGAGCTGGCCCACTGCCAGGACGAAGTGGACCAGACACGCAACAA GTACCAGGATGAGATCCAGAAGAAGTCGGATCTGGAGAATGACTTTGTGATCAACAAGAAGGATGTGGATGAGGGCCACCTGGCAGCCGTGGATCTGGCTCTGGAACTGGAGGACCTGATGGGAGAACTGGACTTCCTGAGGCGGGGCTATGAGGAG GAGCTGAAGGAGCTGGATCCAGAATGA